A stretch of the Tachysurus fulvidraco isolate hzauxx_2018 chromosome 18, HZAU_PFXX_2.0, whole genome shotgun sequence genome encodes the following:
- the LOC113662951 gene encoding RING finger protein 175-like isoform X2 yields the protein MSYRENWKVQHERLHVQHRGHEAMHAEMVLILIATLVVAQIVLVQWKQRHCRSYTFVTLLQMWVVPLYFTVKLYWWRFLSTWGMFSIITSYIIFRATRKPLSGRTPRMVYKWFLLIYKLSYAVGVLGYLAIMFTLFGFNVFFRIRAEDSMDVGVVMLFYGLYYGVMGRDFAEICSDYMASTLGYYNLGGMPSRSLCHDICAVCGQKTLVEVDEEGVMEDTYQLSCSHVFHEFCIRGWCIVGKKQTCPYCNEKVDLKRMMNNPWERTHVLYGQLLDWLRYLVAWQPIIIGFVHGINFSLGLE from the exons ATGTCCTACAGAGAAAACTGGAA AGTACAGCATGAGCGACTGCATGTGCAGCACCGTGGTCATGAGGCCATGCACGCTGAGATGGTCCTGATTCTCATCGCCACACTGGTGGTGGCTCAGATTGTTCTGGTCCAGTGGAAACAAAGACACTGCAGATCTTACACA tttgtgacCCTCCTACAGATGTGGGTGGTTCCTCTCTACTTCACTGTGAAGCTGTACTGGTGGCGTTTTTTGTCCACATGGGGCATGTTCTCCATCATCACCAGCTACATCATATTCAGAGCCACACGTAAACCTCTGTCTGGGAGAACACCCAG GATGGTTTATAAATGGTTCCTGCTCATTTACAAGCTGAGCTACGCTGTCGGAGTCCTCGGATACCTGGCCATCATGTTTACTTTGTTTGGCTTCAATGTGTTTTTTAG GATCAGGGCAGAGGACTCGATGGATGTGGGCGTGGTCATGCTCTTCTACGGACTGTACTATGGAGTGATGGGACGAGACTTTGCTGAAATCTGCTCGGACTACATGGCGTCTACTCTCGGG tactATAACCTGGGTGGAATGCCGTCTCGGAGCCTGTGCCATGATATCTGTGCTGTTTGTGGACAGAAGACTTTAGTGGAGGTGGATGAGGAGGGCGTGATGGAGGACACCTACCAGCTGTCCTGCAGTCATGT ATTTCATGAGTTCTGTATTCGCGgctggtgcattgtgggtaagaAGCAGACGTGTCCATACTGCAATGAGAAAGTGGACCTGAAGAGAATGATGAACAATCC CTGGGAGCGAACACACGTCCTGTACGGTCAGCTGCTCGACTGGCTCAGGTACCTGGTTGCCTGGCAACCGATCATCATCGGCTTCGTGCACGGGATCAATTTTTCACTTGGTCTGGAGTGA
- the LOC113662951 gene encoding RING finger protein 175-like isoform X1 → MAELHAQEDLSKMSYRENWKVQHERLHVQHRGHEAMHAEMVLILIATLVVAQIVLVQWKQRHCRSYTFVTLLQMWVVPLYFTVKLYWWRFLSTWGMFSIITSYIIFRATRKPLSGRTPRMVYKWFLLIYKLSYAVGVLGYLAIMFTLFGFNVFFRIRAEDSMDVGVVMLFYGLYYGVMGRDFAEICSDYMASTLGYYNLGGMPSRSLCHDICAVCGQKTLVEVDEEGVMEDTYQLSCSHVFHEFCIRGWCIVGKKQTCPYCNEKVDLKRMMNNPWERTHVLYGQLLDWLRYLVAWQPIIIGFVHGINFSLGLE, encoded by the exons CTGAGCTTCACGCGCAG GAAGATCTTTCCAAAATGTCCTACAGAGAAAACTGGAA AGTACAGCATGAGCGACTGCATGTGCAGCACCGTGGTCATGAGGCCATGCACGCTGAGATGGTCCTGATTCTCATCGCCACACTGGTGGTGGCTCAGATTGTTCTGGTCCAGTGGAAACAAAGACACTGCAGATCTTACACA tttgtgacCCTCCTACAGATGTGGGTGGTTCCTCTCTACTTCACTGTGAAGCTGTACTGGTGGCGTTTTTTGTCCACATGGGGCATGTTCTCCATCATCACCAGCTACATCATATTCAGAGCCACACGTAAACCTCTGTCTGGGAGAACACCCAG GATGGTTTATAAATGGTTCCTGCTCATTTACAAGCTGAGCTACGCTGTCGGAGTCCTCGGATACCTGGCCATCATGTTTACTTTGTTTGGCTTCAATGTGTTTTTTAG GATCAGGGCAGAGGACTCGATGGATGTGGGCGTGGTCATGCTCTTCTACGGACTGTACTATGGAGTGATGGGACGAGACTTTGCTGAAATCTGCTCGGACTACATGGCGTCTACTCTCGGG tactATAACCTGGGTGGAATGCCGTCTCGGAGCCTGTGCCATGATATCTGTGCTGTTTGTGGACAGAAGACTTTAGTGGAGGTGGATGAGGAGGGCGTGATGGAGGACACCTACCAGCTGTCCTGCAGTCATGT ATTTCATGAGTTCTGTATTCGCGgctggtgcattgtgggtaagaAGCAGACGTGTCCATACTGCAATGAGAAAGTGGACCTGAAGAGAATGATGAACAATCC CTGGGAGCGAACACACGTCCTGTACGGTCAGCTGCTCGACTGGCTCAGGTACCTGGTTGCCTGGCAACCGATCATCATCGGCTTCGTGCACGGGATCAATTTTTCACTTGGTCTGGAGTGA